Within the Rosa rugosa chromosome 2, drRosRugo1.1, whole genome shotgun sequence genome, the region ATCAGTTTGTTATTTCAAATTGTTGTGTCTTCAttctttttgcttcaatttaTAATTTAGAAGTGATTACTAAATCAGTTTCTTCACTAGATAAGTATCACAATGAGAATACCAGTGGTAAGCTAAAGAAAATTCTCATTAATATTATTGATAAAAACAGTACAAAGAGTAGGGAGAAGGGGACATATGGCCTAAACTTCTCCATATACaatagcaaaagaaaagaacaagattGAAGTCTCCTAAATAAACCATAGGAAGACAAAACTAGAGGATCTTGTTGCCAAATAAGAGTGAAGAAGAGCAGCAAGCTTGTTGTCAAAGACACCTACAACCTTATTTTGCAGCAGTCCAATGGTGTCAGACACTGAGTCCAACAGGTTGGAAGACAAGTTAAGCTCTTGTAGCTTCTCCAATCCAATGAATCATACCTCTATTTAAgaaccagaaagaaaaaagaaaccaaatctGGAGCATGGGTTAGAAACAAATATCTATAGTATCACAAGCACTTTCCTTAAGGAAACTTGACCGAAATTTCACATAAAGAAACTGCACTTTCAAATCTTCCCCTATTAATTAAATTATCATAAACAACAACCAACAATTATCCCATCATATGCTAAACTCCAGCGTGCCCTCTGAGAAATCGATGCTAGAGaccataaaaagaaaagagtataAGTTACTTTTTACCATGACATCTTAGGATAGTATGAAGTGAATAACCAGGCTGCAGATTAAGACATAAACAAAACTTTCTTACAACTCATTACATGTCAATTGAAATGATCAGAAAGATTACTTGCAAGAATATAGACCaccaagaaaaaaattaaaatggttAACCAACAGAGATAAGCTCGATCATACTGGAAAGATTTCCGAAGATAAGGGTAAGAAACAAATAGTATTATGATTACTCAAGATCGAGAAATATAAATATTGATTACTCTAGACATGTTCGATAACAAAGCACAAGCTATGCACAATATGACAATATGATGGAAAATATCAGAATATTACACTCACATTATCAGCATCCCAGACTGACAGTTTTGTTGAATGAAGATGTTGCAAGACGTGGCATGCCCGACACCCCCTAGTTATCAAAGCTGAATGTTCTTCAAGTGTAGATTTTGGCTTCAGAGTATCAGTGTACCATAATATAGCCTGCACCATATATCAACAAGCAGTCTTAATAAGCAAAAGCAACACCAGAAAGAAGAAGTCACTGCACTTGAGAAACAATTAATTAAACCAGTTTCCCATTTATGTTTCCAAAGAACCAATTAGTCAATATGGAGCAGAATTGAATTCTTTCCAGATCTCTTCTTCGCAATGTAGAAATTCACTCACTCACCTCTTTATCATGGCCGCCACTAGTAAGAAGTTTTCCATCCAATAAGAAGTGACAACTAGTAACTTTGACAGAGTTTACTTCTGTAAATGTGAACCCTTGAATCAACTTCAAATTAAAAGGTGAGAGAGAACAATTGGATATGTACCTTTGCTGACATCCATACATCGATCTCTCAAAGCATCTCTAGGGTCTGCATCATCATGAGATATATATTCCACATTATCATCAAGAGATCCATCCTCCACAAAGACTCCACATTATGATCAACTAATTAATCAGGTATTAAGTGTTTCGatcagaatatatatatatatatatatatagtctcaATCTTTTGCAATCAGCTAGTTTGACACAAAAAAATCAAATGGACAAAATTACTTCAGTATTAACATCTTCTGTTCACTCATCAGCAAAAGATTAATAATGCCTGGTAACAATACGACTCTTCATTCTAGAATCAATGGTGCCTTTCTGAATATATAGCTTCTGGTAATCAAGGTGGTCCAAAAAATCTTTTCAAATTATAAACCATGACATAATGAAGGCAAGTATCAAAAAAGTGAAACCAACAATCTAATTAACAACTAATATGTGATGTGAGAGCTGACCAATCTGGATTCTAACCAGAAAATAATAGAGGACCTAAATTAATCATATTGGGGGAGAACTATCCACACCCAGAAACCAAATCAGAAAATTTCTTGCAAAATTTAAACCAAAAAGCCACCAAGGACCATCAGAATCTACGATTTCTCAACATGGGTTATGCAattacacaaacacaaagtCTAAAGATTAAGCCTTTTCATCAAAATCACCCAGTTATGAACATTTCGTTTCACAAATCAGATGAACAATCATCAAGAACAACAAAACCCCCAATTAGAATCAGAAAGCAATACCTCTGGCTTGTTGTTGATCAACGACTCTCGAAGCCATTCCTAAATCTTTGATTCAAAATCAATCCTTTCAATCTTTCTCTTtgtgaagaacaagaagaagaagcgatTCAGAGAATGAATAAGAATTTGGTGCCGAATGGCCCCCTTTATAAAGCTAGGAAGAGAGAAAAGCACATacgaaagagagagggaggagagagaaagtggatctggAGGACTCTCTCCTCCGTCACCTATCTCCGACCACCGGGGTGGGCTCACCGTGACCACCATATTCTTCGCATTCCTCTGATGAGTCAACGCCAGGTTGCAACTCGGAGATGAGCCCCAAAGCGATCTCTGCGAATTCGTTTTCTGGGGCTTTGAGGACGTGGTTCGATTAGGACGGGGGAGAGAGAGCAGTTTGGGGGAAGAGCCGGAGAAGGGTCGGGTTCTGGTCGGAggtggagaaggaagaagagaacGATTCGGTTCAGAGATGGAGGAGGAGAGGAGGTTGGGTGCTGAACAGAAAGGAAAGTGGGAGGAGAGGGATAGAGCTTCGGGGAAGGGCGGGAGAGAGTGAGTGAAGTAAAGTGggaaaattttgttccccgcgTGTACCAAAGTTTTTAACTTAGTCTTTccgcgtttttgaaaattttagaatgaaaatatagacatcggtcaacagtaaaaatcgatgtcagtaataTGCATAGAAATCGgtatttgaggaatcgatgttaatgacatttttttacatcgcgtgaattcctcaccgatgtaattgtcgtgatgtctaaggccaaaattctagtagtgcttGAAAATGTTGCAAGACTTGCATGCTGGAAATGTCATTGTGGAATCGGACTGCTTTGAGGCAGTTTCTGACATTGCCGATTTGCAGGCTATGCATATGGTCGAAGCTGGTATCATAGTTGATATtagtaggcctcatcaaaaagcccgcggatcaagtgggccaatggaggcccgccggcccgtcaaaaagcccgcaaaaaacctggcccggcccgccaaaagcccgctaggcccggcccgtaaaagcccttaaactattatatatatatatatgtgtgtttatatatatatatatatatgtgtgtgtgtttatatatatatatatatatatatatatatatatatatatatatatatatatatatatatatatatatattagatatgtgtgtgtgtgtattgtgtatgtttatacacacatacatgtttatatatatatgtgtgtgtgtgtgtgtgcgtgtgtgcgtgtgtgtgggtgtgtttttatatatatagatatagatatagatatgtgtgtgtgtgtttatatatatatatgtgtgtggaaattctcatacttctatataaaatatgtgcatatatattctaaaaaacaagtaacaacggttgaccaattcgatcggattcgaaaatatggtgaaattggctaaattttttaccacactcataatttattgtaataatcacattcaccggtcggttttttcattttatttgaatttatagaagttgctctttggagtgtgtgatatataaatataggtttataagagtaactacgtttgacctagttgatcgaattcgaaacgagaactaaattggctggattttttacaaccaccatgaaatattacaatctctccatcgagcggttggtttctccaaattcatcttccacttcaaggttgctttagaatggaccttaacaatttaaatgcaatgtataagtcatacaactttaggaggcaaattggtatagaccaacgtatttgtaattaaaattgaaatttttatcttatgttcaTGCATATCCATtgattgaatatttacatacgtgatgtgaaaaaataagcacgtttcgcgttcgtcatgtcatcggtcaaccaagaagacatacaagtgacaacggttgaccaattcgatcggattcgaaaatatggtgaaattggctaaattttttaccacactcataatttattctaataatcacatccaccggtcggatttttcattttatttgaatttatagaggttgctctttgagtgtatgatatataaatataggtttataagagtaactaagtttgacctagttgatcgaattcgaaatgaGAAataaattggctggattttttacaaccaccataaaacattacaatctctccatcgagcggttggtttttccaaattcatcttccacttcatggttgctttagaatagacctcaacaatttaaatgcaatgtataagtcatacaactctaggagacaaattggtataggccaacatatttgtaattaaaattgaaaattttatcttatgtccacgcacattcattgatgaagtatttacaaaagtgatgtaaaaaaataagcaagttttgcggtcatcacgccatcggtcaaccaagaaaacatgcaagtgattacggttgaccaatccgatcggattcgaaactatggtgaaattgactaaatttttaaccacatgtataatttattgtaataatcacatccaacggtcggttttttcattttctttgaattgatagaggttgctctttggagtgtgtgatataaatatagatttataagagtaactgggtttgacctagttgattgaattcgaaacgagcaccaaattggctggattttttacaaccaccatgaaatattacaatctctccatcgagcggttggtttctccaaattcatctttcacttcatggttgctttagaatggacctcaacaatttaaatgcaatatataagtcatacaactttaggaggcaaattggtataggccaatgtatttgtaattataattgaaattttttatcttatgtccacacatatctatcgatgaaatatttacacatgtgatgtgaaaaaataagcacgtttcgcggtcgtcatgtcatcggtcaaccaagaagatatgcaagtgacaacggttgaccaattcgatcgggttcgaaaatatggtgaaattggctaaattttttaccacactcataatttattgtaataatcacatccaccggtCGGTTTTCCTATTGCCTTTAAATTtctagaggttgctctttggagtgtgatatacaaatatagatttatacaaaattagtgtctttaaaaatttatttataaataaattggTGTCTATTTATTCCAAAATTagtgtctatatataaatatagaattttttttgggtacaataTAGACACCCTTTGGTTGTATTTGATTATTATCCAACGAATtttcaaagcttgattaaaaaataaataaaaaatattggtgtctttaaatatttatttataaataaagcccgcaaggtcCGGCCTGAAAAAGCTcgcaaggccaagcccggcccggcctgaaaaagcccgcaaggcccgcatTATATGGACGAGCTTGGATCCTTGGATTTACAataaaacccggcccggcccggcccgccattatttaaaaatatagcaaggcccggcccggtcCGTTGACGAGGCCTAGATATTAGAGACAGCTTAGAGTCTCTGCGCAATGTTCGAATCAAACATGTATCTAGGTCATGTAATATGGTTGCACATCGGCTTGCTGCCATGGCATATGAGACTAATCATGCAGAAGTGTGACATGATCAAGCTCCTGCAAGTATTctatgcatttgtccctcacagagTCTCTCAAAACTATCCCTTACGTGAGCAAGATTGGACTTAAGATATTCATTTgattgatccaaaaaaaaaaaaaaaaagttatctgaTGTTGCGAAACCAAAAGAGGCGGCCCAGAAATGTCCTACCTTGGGCCGGGTATACTGATAGAACCggcaacccaaaacccttgctCGCGCGAAATCCATAAACAGGGTTTTACGGAACATTGGATTTCTGAGGAAAGCATCACACTCACCTCACCCACCGTTAGGTTGAACAAGAATTTCCAGTCAGTCTTGTTTGTTGTAGACAACGAGCGAACTGATTTCCGGTCAGGTAATCAattctctgttttctttttgcGATTTTCAATTTTCGTTTCGTTGCAATTAGGGTTAGCTGTGCTCTTTATGCGAAATTCGGCATCTGTAATTAGAAACACTTAAATGCCCAATTTGTAAAGAAACCAGAGAAGATTAACGACTTTCGAATTTGTGTGAAATTCCGGCGTTCTCTTGTTTTCGTTTGTGTGGAACTCAGAACTAAAATTTGGAGAAATTTGTCGGTCTTCTAAGTGATTTTACAGTGCTTCATTGCATTCTTGGCTTTTAGTTTTATGTGAAATAGTGAAAGTAGAGCTTTGAAAAGCTGGTTTACTTTTATGGCTCGGTAATTGTGGTAGATGGCTTGTAGTCCCTGTTTTATTTATTGCCCCAGCACGCTACCAAATTAGCATTCCAGTTAACAAGCATTTCGTTGTGGGGATATGGTTGCATAGTAGATGAACACATCACCTTGTGCTTTAGgattgtgttttatttgttgtatTCTCCGATATTTGTTTATCCATTTAGACGAGTTTTTATCCGGTAGAGTCCTTGAAGTTCTAACTTTAGTTTGTCTCTCAACTTATGTTAGTCAGGAGAAGTCCACTTTTGTGCATTTGCAAATTTCTTGATGGGGCGTAATCTGAGAAATGATTCTGAATCTCCAGTGAGGGACCGTGGGTCTCCTCATAGGAGGAAGAGTCAATCTCGAACAGAGAGATCACCTACTCGACATAGAAAATCCAACAGAGGAAGTTCTCCACCAAGAGAGAAACATTCAAGTCGCCCCAAGTCTCCCAAGCATGCAAGGTCaccctctcctcctcctcgctCTCCTTCTCCCCGGACAAAACGGCTAAGAAGAGCTGAAGCTGGACGAGTGCCTGGGAGAGAACATGAAAGGATCAATGATAGGGGGATCAGTAGGGATTTACAGGAACGTGGTTCAGAGAGAGATGTTGGGAGTGATAGAAAGGAGAGATTGTCGGGAAGGAATGATACCGATGACAAATCTTCAAGACCAAGGCATGGTACTTCTCCATCAGATCGACACCGCAGGAGTAGGCATAGATCTCACTCACCTCAACATGCTGGTGATACAAGAGATGGGGAGAAAGTAATTGAGGGCCGTGGAAGAAATCGTAGCAGAGGGAGTGAGAAAAGCATGCACAGGGAAAAAGGTTCAGATGGGGAAAATGAGACTGAAAGAAGGGAGAGAAGGACAGCAAAAGACAGCACTGGTCATAAGTCTTCAAGATCAAGACATGGGCAGTCGACTTCTCCATTGAATGGACACCACAAGAACAGACACCGAACTCATTCACCTCAACAAGCTGCAGATACCAGAGCCCGTGATGAGGTATCTGGTGATATCCACTCCCCCTTCCATTGCAAAAACTTATTGCCTTGATTTTAATGACGACTGCACGCAAACTGTTTTTCATATTAATGCAGCTTGGCAAAGTTTCTTTGGTAGAGAATTAGTATTCACAACTTCCATaaaacatcttttttttttttttggtttgagaaCTGTGTGTATTGCTTTTAATTATTGTTTAGGAGGCACTCATGTGGGGGTGGTAGTCTGTTTAGGACtacatgtttttttattttattttaaatgttTAGGACTTTTTTGGATGGagcaaaacacaaaataaaaaataaatcatAGAGTTTGCATTCATTTTTGGTCAATTTAGTCTGTGATGCTTGTAGTGGTTTACGTTGATTCTTATCTGAAGTGTCTAACTGTAGGTAACTATTTTTCAGGTGCCAGAGTCAAGGGAAGCTGAGGATGGGTGAGTTGATCTTTCAAACATTATATTTACTTTTTAAACAGTTGATTAATCTATGGGTCATCATATGTATTTTTCTTGGATTGCACTTTGATCAAATTAGTTTAGTTACGGAAAAAATAAGAGCCACTAACCTCTATAAGTAGTATGCCCTAGCCTAGTTAACAAAGTAAATCTTCATGCTGTCAAAAGTAATAAAatgtgcatttttttttaatttggtgAATAGTAAGAGATAATGGTCACTGGAAGAAATATTTACCAGATTTTCTCAATACCTTTATAGTTTTGTAATGCTCTGAACATAGTATGGTGTTCCATGTTCCTTCTAATGTATAGTTTTGTACTATGAAATTGCTTGCTCAATTGTACCTCCCCCCCCCCTGAAATTTAAATATTATGTTCAGAAATATAGCGGTTGTCTGTTCAATATTTTGTCCAACTGATAGTGGGCGGAAGACCAATAAGTATGGATTCTGAACCGAATTTGTATAAGAAACTCCATACGTGCATAAGGGTTTGCGTATCAATGAATTGTTGTTTCCCGAAGATGTTGCAATAGGGAACTCAAGAGAACCACTTTGCGGattaaaatttcatttttaAGTTTAAGGGTCCAAATGCAGCAGTGCACCTCCGCTCAAGCATGGAATGCATGATAGTTTACTAATCTAGTTTCACACAAATATAGGTTACTATTCTTTGGGCAATGTTATATTTTACTTTTTCCTTGCACTCTTTTATTAGGCATGGATATGTCTTTGATAAGCTGTTGGTTGTTTGCTTGAGCAGGATTGATGAGAATGATTCAGTAGCTATGATGAGGGCTGCTGAGGAAGCTTTGGAAGCACAGAAAAAGGTGAGTAGCACATAGCTTGGTGTGGCATCTTTTCTTGACATCATAACTCTCATCTTCTACTTTTGGGTTATTCATGTCAAGTTATTCTCATTGACCATCTGCAAGCTGGGATGGATCTTGTTTATCTATACTTCTTCCAAGTTTCATTACTTTATTGCAAATTATTTGTTCGTTTGGGTGGAAGGCAGCAATTATAGTTACTTTTTGTTCCTTTTGTGACTCAACTTGCAGCAAAAACCTTCATTTGAGCTATCTGGAAAGCTTGCTGCGGAAACCAATAGATTCAGGGGTAAGTCctaatttctttgtttttgaaaCAAAATGTTAATTTTCTtcgaactatatatatatatatatatatatatatattttgttttggttctttttaattttttttgtcaatgTTTGTGTGACAAAAGAGTGCACTAATCAGAACTCTGGAAAGGTTTACATAGAGTCATACTATTACAAATCTAAATAACCACATCATTTAAATTAGGAAACTAGAtcacaaaacataaacaaacatGGAAACCAAATATTGTTATTTACTCAAACTCCTAATTACAAgattgttctctctctctctctctctctctcttttatttttcacttttcTTTTCCTGACAGTTTCCCTTAAGTTGGACCACAGATGATAATCATAACTCTGGAGTCTGGGACATAGTTAAGATTTGTGTGACCTTCCATGTCTCTTAAAGCCTTGATCTCAGTACTCTTTAATCTCGACGGGATTAGGACATCAATTTGTCTCATTTAGATGAACTTATGAACTTGGATCTTGATGCTCCTTACAAAAAGCTGACCAGAAATACTACATTACACCTGAGCATCACAAGCCTAGACACCAGAGTATACATGTTCTTTTGGGTCCAAAAGTGTTGGGGACAGCTGTTATCCTGGGGCATGGTAAACTTTAGTGTATAAATATTAAAAACCAGAAAACTTTCAACCCATCAAACTCAACAACCCAAAACAACCTCTATGTTGAATGTAATCAGTTCAGCAACCACATACAAATATTGCAAATATGCAGCACTCAAACAACGGTTAACCTAGCAGCAAACATTACCAAGATTGCATTTGGATCAGGATCTTGCTGAGCATCTGCAATTTTGAAATGGGCGTCAAACTACCAAGACCAAACAACAAGATATGACTGGCAGAAGAGTTGACAACAGAACAAGAGACATCGTCCAGAATGATCCGAAGATGGCAACATGTCAACTAGACTGGTGATGTGTCTCTAATACTCCAATTCCATGTTGAGACGGGGGAAGAGAATGAGATTGATTATAACTAAAGATTTAAATAACGAATAGCCCTAGTCATAATGATAAACTAGTGACAACCAAATTACTTGAGGAAACTAGGTCACACCTTACAAACTAGGCAACCAATTCTTACACTTGAATTTGGTTCCATTCTCCAACGGTTTGTACATGTGCAATGTAGAGACTGGATTTTCTTTATAGTGAAAGTTAAAAGCAgatgaaaaataaattttaaaataGTTGTTATTTTCCAGGTATAACACTATTATACACTGAGCCAGCAGAAGGACGGCCACCTCATGTAAAATGGCGCCTTTATGTTTTCAAGGGTGGTGAAGTTCTTGATGGCAAGTCTCTTGAAACTTGATACTGGAAGTTATCTGatttttttgttgattttttgttttttttgttttcttcctcttccttccttccttccttccaaCTGATATATACTGATAACTGTTTTTCCATCTTACTTATGCATCTAATTTCTCCTACTTAAAAATGtcttaactaaaaaaatgatgTATTATTTGGTTTTCTGCTGAGTTTCTGGACCAGTCAAGTTCTTAAGTACTATTTTGCTGGCTAGAATTTCAAACTTATATCTTTTACTCCTTTTGTGATGACTTAGGTTTCGGTGATTTTCTATAGTTTTAAAAGCCCTACTGCATGTTCATTGCTTATGTCATTTTCCTGCTCAACTTTCTGAATATATACTGATAACTGTTTTTCCATCTTACTTTTGCATCTAATTTCTCGTACTTACAAATTTCTTAACTAAAAAAACGATGTATTATTTGGTTTTCTGCTGAGTTTCTGGACCAGTCAAGTTCATAAGTACTATTTTACTGGCTAGAAGTTCAAACTTATATCTTTTACTCCTTTTGTGATGACTTAGGTTTCGGTGATTTCCCATAGTTTTAGAAGCCCTACTGCATTTTCATTGCTTATGTCATTTTCCTGCTCAACTTTCTGAATTCAAGTCTTTTGGCATCTATTCATGATGATTGAAAATTTTTGCTGAATTCTGGTTGTATTCTAAGTTGTACATATAATTTTCAGATCCCATTAAGATACATCGGCAAAGCTGTTACCTTTTCGGGAGGGAAAGAAGGGTGGCAGACATCCCTACAGATCACCCGTCCTGCAGCAAACAACATGCTGTTATACAGTTTCGGTGGGTCCATAAGTTGCCATTTTATTTGTGCATTTATGTTCTGAGTCAgtagttaatttttttatttaaattttccCATCATGGCAGGCAAGTAGAGAAGGAGGAACCTGATGGTACATTGTCAAAGGAAGTAAAGTAAGATGAATATAATTTGTGGTTAATTCCATTAATTGAGGAGTCATTGTTTCAAATCTCATACCTAACTTCTTTCGTGCGCTATTGTAGGCCTTACATAATGGACCTTGGAAGCACAAATAAGACCTTTGTTAATGTAAGTGGCTCATATTGATGTTTTGTGTATGtgtatatcttttttttttttttttttttcccattagTAGCAACATACAAATGTCAGTTGTTTGCAGGAAGGTGAGATTTGGCTGTATATGCAGGAATTTAGTTTTAACATTTCCTTTTCCTTTGCAGGAAAGTGCAATTGAACCTCAGCGATATTATGAACTGATGGAAAGAGACACGATCAAATTTGGTAATAGTAGGTAGGTCACTGATGAATGAATATCCGAAG harbors:
- the LOC133734560 gene encoding FHA domain-containing protein DDL-like codes for the protein MGRNLRNDSESPVRDRGSPHRRKSQSRTERSPTRHRKSNRGSSPPREKHSSRPKSPKHARSPSPPPRSPSPRTKRLRRAEAGRVPGREHERINDRGISRDLQERGSERDVGSDRKERLSGRNDTDDKSSRPRHGTSPSDRHRRSRHRSHSPQHAGDTRDGEKVIEGRGRNRSRGSEKSMHREKGSDGENETERRERRTAKDSTGHKSSRSRHGQSTSPLNGHHKNRHRTHSPQQAADTRARDEVPESREAEDGIDENDSVAMMRAAEEALEAQKKQKPSFELSGKLAAETNRFRGITLLYTEPAEGRPPHVKWRLYVFKGGEVLDDPIKIHRQSCYLFGRERRVADIPTDHPSCSKQHAVIQFRQVEKEEPDGTLSKEVKPYIMDLGSTNKTFVNESAIEPQRYYELMERDTIKFGNSSREYVLLHENSMD